From the Juglans microcarpa x Juglans regia isolate MS1-56 chromosome 3D, Jm3101_v1.0, whole genome shotgun sequence genome, the window GAATCAAAAGAATTGAGTCTATAGTGGcctaataaaattgaataacaaCTTTGTGCTGGGGTCATCCTCAACCAGAAACAACTCTACAAGCCTCTGGACCTAATACATATGCTTGGGGTTGAAAAAATTTGTCCATTGAAAAGGTTTCAGTTAGGATATATATGATAGGTCTACAAACACAAGGTTGGGTCATGATAGAATTAAGGTGCAGACTTTCATAGAATACTGATAGCCTTTGTTACCATGGGAAAAAATGGGAGCAATTTCATAAgaaatttgatgtttttttatCCTTTCATGCATTTTACTCATTGTTTCTGAGACCCAAACAAAAATCCTAAAAGTTTGAGATTGGCCCAATGCTCAGGCACAAAGTTGTTATTCCTCTACTTGTATGTAATTATTAGTCAAAGTTCattcaattttatttcattgtgaCATTCTATCATATATGAATCAAACAACTTTTTGAGACAGATAGTCAGAGACCTTACTTGTTAGTGCACCAAGGATTCCTGTATCgaccaaaacaaacataaaaacaataaaaataaagtcagcattggaaccttataaataaaaatcaactcATCGCCATATGCTAAACTGCAATGAATATCTTACTACATTGGTGTGTGAGGTATAGATGAATTTCTAGTGAGTGGGAAACCCAAGAATtcagaaatgaaagaaataaaacaatggTGAGCACGTTAGATGTTTGATTAGAAATTTCAAGTGTCACGTAATTTTAATTACTCTGCCTTCTCTAACGCACCATTTTGAGAATGGCACTGAACAACGCCCGAGTCACTGAGGGAACAACGTTCGCCATTGTTGCAGCCACAGTTTTGTGCGAATGACAACTCAAAACCATATTCCACCAATTCATTGTGGAAGTCTGTACAGGAAAATTTTCTTGGGACGGCCTGATATGAAAGTGGCGACGATGACAGAGTCATTATCTGCTCTACTTGGCACAAGTCCGCCACATACTCTGCTTTGATCGCGTTGAGAAATAGAACGTATCTATACCTCTTGGAATGGGACAAAGAAGAGTTGGAAGAGTATGATCCGTTATCAGAACGGTTGAAACGTTCAAATAATCAGTAGAATTCACTGGCTTTTCACACTTCAAGAAAACCACATTGGCTGACAAAAGCCTGACTTCATCGTAGCCTAAATAGTGTGGAACACTTGAGACGTATGGAACCTTTAAACTGAAATTTGTCAGACTTAAAAAATAACGAGGGATGAAGGAGTAGTTATCTTCTAGATTAATGCCAGGGTCAACAACTCGGATTGTGAGGTTGTTGTAATCGATTGCCTTGACGTAGTATATTCCAGAAAATAAGTACAGCAACGTCTGGTTGTTCTCGCATGACAGGCTATATTTTGGGTCCCCACAATTTGGTGGATCGCCTTGTAATCGAAACGGATGGCTTATGTTGTGGATATTGCCGCAGGAAGAAGGAACACAGTCCTGACTTGTATCCTTGGCAAAGCAAGTTTGATGGAGTAGGAGCACAAAAACAATCAGAGCCGCAAATCCTGCAGGAAAGGGCATTCCTCCTGCCATTGAAAGCGAGAATCAAAGAGAAGAGAGTATTATGAGTGATTGGATACAGATTACAGAGCTGTGGACAAAGATGAgagaatgtatatatattagggAGAAGCACCTGCGCATCCGATGAAAATTTTTTGACGTTTCCACGCGCAGAGGTGGAGACACATTGTCAGGTGAGTTTTGACTCTGAATAATTCCGTAATATACTGAAACAAGTTCGAAAATTCAGCAACTTATTTCGATAAGCTACGTATTTGACAAGTCGACCATTCACAGTTTCCCACGTTCGGAAATTCAGCAACTTTGTTTGTTCTgcaatcacttttttttaattgaaattagCCATTCGAGAAGTTACACATTTGACAATTCAGCAACTTACGCAGACAGGTCGTAGCCGTGTTAGGACTAAGAACTAGCTTGGTTGAATTATAGTCTTTGTctatcttttgaaaaagaaaacttcatTTCACCCGCAGAATTGAGCCTACTCGTACTCCATCTGTCAACCCCAGTAAGATTATGTGATTTTTCCTCTTAAAAAGAGGCTCCGGAAAGCTTcaagaaaacagagaaatattTGGCTTAGAAATGGCAagctccttcttcttcttcttcttcttcttcttcttcctggCTTCCATCGTAGATGTCGGACAAAGCCAAAATGGGTGTCCTGAATTACGGTGTGGAGGACAAGGCCCAGCCGTCCGATTTCCTTTCCGGCTTAAAGACCGCCACCCAGACCACTGTGGCTTTCCTGGGTTTCTTCTATCCTGCACTGGTACCAACGAAACGGTACTCGAGCTGCCCATTTctgtaaagctctttgtcaaaAAGATAGACTACAAATCTCAGGTAGTTAAAGTACAGGACCCAAATTATTGCTTTCTAAGGCAACTTCAGGGACTCGATTTGTCTTCCTCGGATTTCCAATTCCAAGAAAGAAATCTTCAGTCTTTTGCCCTATTTAATTGTTCCCAAACAAAAACAGAAGATGAGCGTCGGATCTCTTGTCTTAGTGGCCCTAGCCACCAAGTTTATGCCGTGCTTAATGGTGAACTCATTACCGACTTGGTCGAGTCATCATCTTGTACAAAGATGTATAGTCTTCCATCAATTCTATCTGATTTAGTATTCGGTGATGATAACACTCGTCACTTTAAGTGGTCTATACCAGACTGCCGATACTGTGACGTGGAAGGCAAGAATTGCAAATTGAAGAATACGGCCACGGGCACGAGCACTCGGTCAGAGATTGTGTGCGTCCCCAAACACCCTAAAGGTATCTTCTTCTATACGAGTTGAatcaaaaattcaaactttgcacagctttcaaacttttataaaTCAAAGATAGATGGAATACAAAAAAACTGTGTTCACAAGATGCAACTTTTCAACCAAAAAGACCAGAAATTTTCTGGGCAaagaattcttttttgttttctcacaAGAATAAAGAGAAGCTTATTATGTTAAAATCCTTCGCAGGTGCATTAACGAAAAAAGTGATTACTGGTAAGTTGTTTGTTTCCCATttgagattttcattttttgagacaaatggaAGTTCTTGACCCACGATTGTTTACAGTGCAGGTGTCATCCTAGGTTCATTTCTGTTAGCATTAGCTGTGTTTGCTCTCTACCGTTTCTATAGTTATgataaaatagagagagaatatCGAGTGAAGATCGAAATGTTTTTGGAGGACTACAGAAATTTCAAACCAACAAGATACTCATATGCTGATATTAAAAGGATTACAAATCAACTTACTGAAAAATTGGGTGAAGGAGCCTACGGAACAGTCTTCAAAGGAAAGCTTTCTGATGAAATCCAAGTTGCGGTAAAGATCTTGAGCACTTCCAAAGGAAATGGAGAAGAATTCATAAACGAAGTGAGAACAATCGGTACGATTCACCATGTTAATGTGGTTCGTTTGATTGGCTTTTGCGCTGATGGATTTAGAAGAGCTCTAGTTTACGAGTTCTTACCGAATGGCTCGTTAGAGAAGTTCATATCTTCCCCGGATGCCAAAAACAATTTCCTTGGTTGGGCAAAGTTGCAAAATATTGCTCTTGGCATAGCAAGAGGTATTGAATATCTGCACCAAGGTTGTGATCAACGAATCCTCCATTTTGATATCAAACCTAGTAATGTTTTATTAGATCAAAACTTCAATCCAAAAATCTCTGATTTTGGTCTCGCCAAGTTATGTTCTAAGGATCAAAGTATGGTGTCTATGACCACCGCCAAAGGAACCATAGGTTATATTGCACCCGAAGTGTTCTCCAGAAATTTTGGAAACGTGTCTTATAAAGCAGATGTTTATAGCTTTGGAATATTGTTGCTTGAAATGGTTGGAGGCAAGAAAGTTGTTGATGTTACAAAGGAGAACACTGGCCAAATTTACTTTCCGGAGTGGATCTACAATCTCTTAGAACAAAAAGAAGACTTGcaaatttttattgaagatATTGGTGGAGATGCTAAAATTGCGAAGAAACTTGCAATTGTGGGACTTTGGTGTATTCAATGGCATCCGATTGATCGTCCCGCGATGAAAGTTGTGATTCAAATgttaggaggaggaggagacgAGTTGAACATGCCCCCTAATCCCTTTACCTTCAAGGATCCTATAGAAATCAATGCAAGGATGCCTACAAAATATTTAAGCCAAGGGTTAGAAGTCATCCCAGAATCAGAGGTAAACTGAAAGTTTGCTATGAAGAAATTTAAATCGTGTCATTCTCGAGCATTGTTGCTATTAATTTTGTAATCATTATAGGGGATTCATGAGCAACACAAGCACAAGCCTGTGTTGGCGGTGTGCTTGGAAATTAATCTCATTTCACATGGCACTCATTGTGCCACTTTCTTTTTTCGTTTATTTTCCAGTTACGTGCTGCCCTAGACCTGGACTCTGGCACTGACCTCTTACTCTTAGCATTTTTAAGTAATTCTGGGTTGTCAAA encodes:
- the LOC121254053 gene encoding uncharacterized protein LOC121254053 isoform X1, which encodes MCLHLCAWKRQKIFIGCAGFAALIVFVLLLHQTCFAKDTSQDCVPSSCGNIHNISHPFRLQGDPPNCGDPKYSLSCENNQTLLYLFSGIYYVKAIDYNNLTIRVVDPGINLEDNYSFIPRYFLSLTNFSLKVPYVSSVPHYLGYDEVRLLSANVVFLKCEKPVNSTDYLNVSTVLITDHTLPTLLCPIPRGIDTFYFSTRSKQSMWRTCAK
- the LOC121254053 gene encoding uncharacterized protein LOC121254053 isoform X2, translated to MPFPAGFAALIVFVLLLHQTCFAKDTSQDCVPSSCGNIHNISHPFRLQGDPPNCGDPKYSLSCENNQTLLYLFSGIYYVKAIDYNNLTIRVVDPGINLEDNYSFIPRYFLSLTNFSLKVPYVSSVPHYLGYDEVRLLSANVVFLKCEKPVNSTDYLNVSTVLITDHTLPTLLCPIPRGIDTFYFSTRSKQSMWRTCAK
- the LOC121254051 gene encoding rust resistance kinase Lr10-like; amino-acid sequence: MASSFFFFFFFFFFLASIVDVGQSQNGCPELRCGGQGPAVRFPFRLKDRHPDHCGFPGFLLSCTGTNETVLELPISVKLFVKKIDYKSQVVKVQDPNYCFLRQLQGLDLSSSDFQFQERNLQSFALFNCSQTKTEDERRISCLSGPSHQVYAVLNGELITDLVESSSCTKMYSLPSILSDLVFGDDNTRHFKWSIPDCRYCDVEGKNCKLKNTATGTSTRSEIVCVPKHPKGALTKKVITGVILGSFLLALAVFALYRFYSYDKIEREYRVKIEMFLEDYRNFKPTRYSYADIKRITNQLTEKLGEGAYGTVFKGKLSDEIQVAVKILSTSKGNGEEFINEVRTIGTIHHVNVVRLIGFCADGFRRALVYEFLPNGSLEKFISSPDAKNNFLGWAKLQNIALGIARGIEYLHQGCDQRILHFDIKPSNVLLDQNFNPKISDFGLAKLCSKDQSMVSMTTAKGTIGYIAPEVFSRNFGNVSYKADVYSFGILLLEMVGGKKVVDVTKENTGQIYFPEWIYNLLEQKEDLQIFIEDIGGDAKIAKKLAIVGLWCIQWHPIDRPAMKVVIQMLGGGGDELNMPPNPFTFKDPIEINARMPTKYLSQGLEVIPESEVN